In Brienomyrus brachyistius isolate T26 chromosome 14, BBRACH_0.4, whole genome shotgun sequence, the following proteins share a genomic window:
- the LOC125708035 gene encoding tribbles homolog 2-like — protein sequence MNIRRSNPVHLTRYGRPRRKAQDFEESSYLSESAQSFSPNLGSPSPPETPSSPHSVSCIGKYLLLEPLDGDRVFRAAHLHSGEELVCKVFDIARYRESLAAYFCLSAHKNLNQIVEIILGDTLAYVFFERSHGDMHSFVRTCKRLREGEAARLFYQIASAVAHCHDGGLVLRDLKLRKFVFTNEDRSLIKLESLEDAYILKGDDDFLSDKHGCPAYVSPEILNMSGRYSGKAADVWSLGVMLYTILVGRYPFHDIEPSSLFSKIRRGKFSIPDTLTPRAKCLIRSMLRREPAERLTSREILDHPWFSGEFHGPGLGCGTGEKDASDQVVPDVNMEEEKFFN from the exons ATGAACATACGGCGATCAAATCCCGTCCACTTAACGCGTTATGGGAGGCCGAGGCGCAAAGCGCAGGACTTCGAGGAGTCGTCTTATCTGAGCGAGTCCGCACAAAGTTTCAGTCCCAATTTGGGATCGCCGAGCCCCCCGGAGACCCCCAGCTCGCCGCACAGCGTCTCCTGCATCGGCAAGTACCTGCTGCTGGAGCCGCTGGATGGGGACCGCGTGTTCAGGGCCGCGCATCTGCACAGCGGAGAGGAGCTGGTTTGCAAG GTGTTCGATATCGCGCGATACCGAGAATCTCTGGCTGCGTACTTCTGTCTCTCGGCGCACAAAAACCTCAACCAGATCGTGGAGATAATCCTGGGCGATACCCTGGCCTACGTGTTCTTCGAGAGGAGCCATGGCGACATGCACTCATTCGTGCGGACCTGCAAGCGGCTGCGCGAGGGCGAGGCAGCGCGCCTCTTCTATCAGATAGCGTCGGCCGTCGCTCACTGCCACGACGGCGGCCTCGTGCTCAGAGACCTCAAACTGAGAAAATTCGTCTTCACTAACGAAGACAG GAGCCTCATTAAGTTGGAGAGCTTGGAGGACGCGTACATCCTGAAGGGGGACGACGACTTCCTGTCAGACAAGCATGGCTGCCCGGCCTACGTCAGCCCGGAGATCCTGAACATGAGTGGCAGATACTCCGGCAAGGCGGCGGACGTGTGGAGCCTGGGCGTCATGCTCTACACCATCCTGGTGGGCCGCTACCCGTTTCACGACATCGAGCCCAGTTCCTTGTTCAGCAAGATCCGCCGGGGGAAGTTCAGCATCCCCGACACGCTCACGCCGAGGGCCAAGTGCCTCATCCGCAGCATGCTGAGGCGGGAGCCGGCCGAGAGACTCACGTCCCGGGAGATCTTGGACCACCCATGGTTTTCCGGAGAATTCCACGGTCCTGGATTGGGGTGTGGGACGGGAGAGAAGGACGCGTCAGATCAGGTTGTTCCTGACGTGAATATGGAGGAGGAGAAATTCTTCAATTGA